Proteins co-encoded in one Corynebacterium tuberculostearicum genomic window:
- a CDS encoding ABC transporter ATP-binding protein → MAKIAASHLTVTFPDGTTGLRDINLSIEPGELIALVGPSGSGKTTLLRTIAGFISPSSGELYIDGRQMTAIPPEKRGFGMVFQQHAIWPHMSVKDNVGYPLRQAKVAKPEREERISETLALVGLPGFEGRTPDSLSGGQRQRVALARAIVANPKVLLLDEALSALDEPLRDNLRRELVALTQKQRLTTVHVTHDRAEALAIADKVVVLDGGEIQQIATPQQLLENPASPLVAGFIADATIVQAAISGGRVECPTLGISWPLGEVSVRGEGTKAAILPHHATIVEENHPGATVPAVVDSAIYEAGHYSVTATHRSGTTFRTTADDKPAMGQTVRIRFAPPLVF, encoded by the coding sequence ATGGCGAAAATTGCAGCTTCCCACCTCACGGTCACTTTTCCGGACGGAACCACCGGCCTGCGCGATATCAACCTCTCCATCGAACCTGGGGAACTCATTGCACTCGTTGGCCCGTCAGGCTCCGGTAAAACCACGCTCTTGCGCACCATTGCTGGTTTTATTTCCCCATCGTCAGGTGAGCTTTACATAGATGGCCGGCAGATGACTGCTATTCCTCCCGAGAAACGCGGCTTCGGCATGGTCTTCCAACAGCACGCGATCTGGCCGCACATGTCTGTTAAAGACAATGTTGGCTACCCGTTGCGCCAGGCGAAAGTAGCAAAGCCCGAGCGCGAAGAGCGCATTTCTGAGACTTTAGCTCTCGTGGGTCTGCCAGGATTCGAGGGCCGTACTCCGGACAGCCTTTCTGGCGGGCAGCGCCAGCGCGTGGCCCTGGCTCGGGCAATAGTCGCTAATCCCAAGGTTTTATTACTGGATGAAGCTCTTTCAGCCCTCGATGAACCATTGCGCGATAATTTGCGCCGCGAGCTGGTAGCCCTGACGCAAAAGCAACGCTTAACCACGGTGCACGTCACCCACGATCGCGCCGAGGCGCTGGCAATCGCAGATAAAGTCGTAGTTCTAGACGGCGGCGAAATCCAGCAGATTGCTACCCCACAACAGCTGCTGGAAAATCCCGCAAGCCCGCTGGTCGCGGGATTTATTGCGGATGCCACAATAGTCCAGGCCGCTATCTCAGGAGGCCGCGTCGAGTGCCCAACCCTTGGCATTTCTTGGCCATTGGGTGAAGTCTCCGTGCGGGGCGAAGGCACTAAGGCCGCCATCTTACCGCACCACGCAACAATCGTGGAGGAAAACCATCCAGGTGCCACGGTTCCAGCAGTAGTTGACTCTGCCATTTACGAAGCCGGGCACTACTCCGTTACCGCCACCCATAGATCGGGAACCACATTCCGCACCACCGCGGACGATAAGCCAGCGATGGGACAAACGGTGCGCATCCGCTTCGCGCCGCCCTTGGTCTTCTAG